From a region of the Balaenoptera musculus isolate JJ_BM4_2016_0621 chromosome 15, mBalMus1.pri.v3, whole genome shotgun sequence genome:
- the LOC118881598 gene encoding progonadoliberin-2, producing the protein MASFGLGLLVLLLTTHPEPSKAQHWSHSWHPEGKQASSSLHDPQHTPGPPPHSPGQIVPNLPSDVLGPHKDSVPRESRTMARWLLCRKQHLVQTLLSV; encoded by the exons ATGGCCAGCTTTGGGCTAGGCCTCCTGGTGCTGCTGCTGACCACCCACCCTGAACCCTCGAAGGCTCAGCACTGGTCCCACAGCTGGCACCCTGAAGGAAAGCAAGCCTCCAGCTCACTCCATGACCCCCAACATACTCCTGGGCCCCCAC CTCACAGCCCAGGCCAAATTGTCCCCAACCTCCCAAGCGATGTTCTGGGTCCCCATAAGGACAGTGTGCCCAGGGAAAGTAGGACCATGGCCCGGTGGCTCCTCTGCAGGAAGCAGCACCTGGTGCAGACACTGCTG TCGGTGTGA
- the MRPS26 gene encoding 28S ribosomal protein S26, mitochondrial yields the protein MLRTLSARGARPMARPPAPFLLPVRCRKTRHDPPAKSKVGRVATPPAVDPAEFFVLTERYRQYRQTVRALRLEFVSEVRKKVHEARAGVLAERKALEDAAEHRELMAWNQAENQRLGELRMARLRQEAREQERRQAEEEARQAREAQAWAQLKEREVLQLQEEAKNFITRENVEARVEEALDSPKSYNWAITREGLVVRPQHKGS from the exons ATGCTTCGCACGCTGAGCGCCCGGGGCGCGCGGCCCAtggcccggcccccagccccgtTTCTGCTCCCCGTGCGCTGCCGCAAGACCCGCCACGACCCGCCGGCCAAGTCCAAGGTCGGGCGCGTGGCGACCCCCCCCGCTGTGGATCCTGCGGAATTCTTCGTGCTGACGGAGCGTTACCGTCAGTACCGCCAGACGGTGCGCGCCCTCAG GCTGGAGTTCGTGTCCGAGGTGCGCAAGAAGGTGCACGAGGCCCGGGCCGGGGTCCTGGCAGAGCGCAAGGCACTGGAGGACGCCGCTGAGCACCGCGAGCTGATGGCCTGGAACCAGGCGGAGAACCAGCGGCTGGGCGAGCTGCG GATGGCCAGGCTGCGGCAGGAGGCGCGGGAGCAGGAGCGGCGGCAGGCGGAGGAGGAGGCCCGGCAGGCCCGAGAAGCGCAGGCTTGGGCGCAGCTCAAGGAGCGTGAAGTGCTGCAGCTGCAG GAGGAGGCAAAAAACTTCATCACCCGAGAGAACGTGGAGGCGCGGGTGGAAGAAGCGTTGGACTCCCCCAAGAGCTACAATTGGGCCATCACCAGAGAGGGGCTGGTGGTCAGGCCACAGCACAAGGGCTCCTGA